In the Malania oleifera isolate guangnan ecotype guangnan chromosome 1, ASM2987363v1, whole genome shotgun sequence genome, one interval contains:
- the LOC131144428 gene encoding uncharacterized protein LOC131144428 — MVRGRDACWEHCVLVDATRQKVRCNYCQREFSGGVYRMKFHLAQIKNKDIVPCAEVPNDVRDHIQSILNAPKKPKTPKKPKVDRAANGQQNSSSASGGLNPNHGSSGQHGSTSPSLFPHPLPSAEPAMDDAQKQKHDDADKKIAIFFFHNSIPFSAARSMYYQEMVDAVVECGVGYKAPSYEKLRSTLLDKVKGDINDCYKKYRDDWKETGCTILCDCWSDGTTKSLVVFSVTCSKGTLFLKSVDISGHADDAHYLFELIESVVLEVGVGNVVQVITDTATSYVYAGRLLMSKYTSLFWSPCASYCIDKVLEDISKQEWLSTVLEEAKTITHYIYSQAWILNLMRKFTGGMELIHPRITRFVANFLSLRAIVIQEDNLKHMFSHTEWLSSIYSRRPDAQAVKSLLYLDRFWKSAHEAVNVSEPLVKVLRIVEGDMPAMGYIYEGIERAKASIKAYYKGIEEEYLPIWDIIDRRWNMQFHSPLHAAAAFLNPSIFYNPNFKIDLRMRNGFQEAMLKMAAEDKDKIEITKEHPIYINAQGALGTAFAIMGRTLNAPGDWWAGYGYEIPTLQRAAIRILSQPCSSHWCRWNWSTFESVHTKKRSKVELEKFNDLVFVHCNLRLQAICQSIDVKCKPIIYDEIDVSSEWPSEFETSSPLLDDSWLDDLPLECSRASP, encoded by the exons ATGGTACGGGGAAGAGATGCTTGTTGGGAACACTGTGTCCTTGTTGATGCAACACGACAGAAGGTTAGGTGTAATTACTGCCAACGAGAGTTCAGTGGAGGGGTTTACAGAATGAAATTTCATTTAGCTCAAATAAAAAACAAGGACATTGTTCCCTGTGCTGAAGTCCCCAATGACGTACGAGATCATATTCAAAGTATATTAAACGCACCCAAGAAACCAAAAACTCCCAAGAAACCAAAGGTGGATCGTGCAGCTAATGGTCAACAAAATAGCTCTTCTGCTAGTGGTGGCCTCAATCCAAACCACGGATCTAGTGGGCAGCATGGTAGCACCTCTCCATCTTTATTTCCACATCCTTTGCCAAGTGCAGAACCAGCAATGGATGATGCTCAAAAGCAAAAGCATGATGATGCTGATAAGAAGATTGCTATTTTTTTCTTCCACAATTCTATTCCATTTAGTGCTGCTAGGTCAATGTATTATCAGGAAATGGTGGATGCTGTGGTGGAATGTGGGGTGGGCTACAAGGCCCCAAGTTATGAAAAGTTGAGATCCACTCTTTTGGATAAAGTGAAAGGGGACATAAATGATTGTTACAAGAAATATAGAGATGATTGGAAAGAAACAGGTTGCACAATCTTGTGTGACTGCTGGTCTGATGGTACGACAAAATCTCTTGTAGTGTTTTCTGTTACATGTTCTAAAGGGACATTATTTCTTAAGTCAGTTGATATATCAGGGCATGCAGATGATGCTCATTACTTATTTGAATTGATTGAGTCTGTTGTTTTGGAGGTTGGTGTGGGAAATGTTGTTCAAGTGATAACAGATACTGCCACTAGTTATGTTTATGCGGGAAGGCTTCTCATGTCCAAGTACACTTCATTATTTTGGTCTCCTTGTGCTTCCTATTGTATAGATAAGGTGTTGGAAGACATAAGTAAGCAAGAGTGGCTGAGTACAGTCCTGGAGGAGGCAAAGACAATTACACATTACATATACAGTCAAGCATGGATTTTAAATTTGATGAGAAAGTTCACTGGTGGAATGGAGTTGATTCACCCAAGAATTACAAGATTTGTGGCTAATTTCCTCTCCTTGAGGGCCATTGTGATTCAAGAGGACAATCTGAAGCACATGTTTTCTCATACAGAGTGGTTGTCATCCATTTACAGTAGACGTCCAGATGCCCAAGCCGTCAAGTCCTTGTTGTACTTGGATAGATTTTGGAAGTCTGCACATGAAGCTGTGAATGTGTCTGAACCATTGGTTAAAGTCCTAAGGATTGTAGAGGGGGACATGCCAGCAATGGGCTATATATATGAGGGAATAGAAAGGGCGAAGGCATCGATCAAAGCATATTATAAGGGTATTGAAGAGGAATATTTGCCTATTTGGGACATAATTGATAGGAGATGGAATATGCAGTTCCATTCACCATTGCATGCTGCAGCAGCTTTCCTAAATCCTTCAATTTTCTACAACCCAAACTTTAAGATTGATTTAAGGATGAGGAATGGATTTCAAGAAGCCATGCTGAAGATGGCTGccgaagataaagataaaatagaAATCACTAAAGAACATCCCATTTACATAAATGCACAAGGTGCACTTGGAACAGCTTTCGCAATCATGGGAAGGACGCTTAATGCCCCGG GTGATTGGTGGGCTGGATATGGTTACGAAATCCCAACACTGCAGAGAGCTGCAATCCGGATATTGAGCCAACCTTGTAGTTCTCATTGGTGCAGATGGAATTGGAGCACCTTTGAGAGCGTCCATACAAAGAAACGCAGCAAAGTGGAGCTGGAGAAATTCAATGATTTGGTTTTTGTGCACTGTAATCTCCGGTTGCAGGCCATTTGCCAAAGTATAGATGTGAAATGTAAACCCATTATTTATGATGAAATAGATGTTAGTTCTGAATGGCCATCTGAGTTTGAAACTTCTTCCCCTCTTTTGGATGATTCATGGTTGGACGATCTACCCCTTGAATGTAGTAGAGCCAGTCCTTGA